The Vicinamibacterales bacterium genome contains a region encoding:
- a CDS encoding HAD family hydrolase, with protein sequence MNGIRAVLFDLDGVLVDATEWHYEALNRALRLFGFDITRYEHLSSYNGLPTRKKLEMLSVEKGLPVPIHSMLNRLKQVYTRDEILTKCRPVFEKEYMLHRLKREGYRLACCSNSIRETLELMIRLSGVDPCFEFLMSNEDVSAPKPDPEVYVKAMARLGLPPDAVLIVEDAPHGIEAARRSGAHVCPVGGFGDVDYFRVRAAIDRADRETRLVA encoded by the coding sequence ATGAACGGCATCCGCGCCGTGCTGTTCGACCTGGACGGCGTGCTCGTCGACGCCACCGAGTGGCACTACGAGGCGCTCAACCGGGCGCTGCGGCTGTTCGGCTTCGACATCACGCGCTACGAGCACCTCTCGAGCTACAACGGGCTGCCCACCCGGAAGAAGCTCGAGATGCTGTCGGTGGAAAAGGGCCTGCCCGTGCCCATCCACTCGATGCTGAACCGTCTGAAGCAGGTCTACACCCGCGACGAGATCCTCACCAAGTGCCGGCCGGTCTTCGAGAAGGAGTACATGCTCCACCGGCTGAAGCGCGAGGGCTACCGCCTGGCCTGCTGCTCGAACTCGATTCGCGAGACGCTCGAGCTGATGATCCGTCTCTCCGGCGTGGACCCGTGTTTCGAGTTCCTCATGAGCAATGAGGACGTGTCGGCGCCCAAGCCCGACCCCGAGGTGTACGTGAAGGCCATGGCCCGGCTCGGCCTGCCGCCCGACGCGGTCCTCATCGTGGAGGACGCCCCCCACGGCATCGAGGCCGCCCGGCGCTCCGGCGCCCACGTGTGCCCGGTGGGCGGCTTCGGCGACGTCGACTACTTCCGCGTCCGCGCGGCCATCGACCGCGCCGACCGCGAGACGAGGCTCGTCGCATGA
- a CDS encoding response regulator, with product MIRDTTPRRVLVVDDSPAFTDALRRLLTAEGFVADVVHDSEAVEGAIAQFAPDVVLLDVELPGASGFDICRRLKKSEVTRLIPVVLLTGLVGREHRLAGIEAGADDFLNKPFDSSELTARVRSLSRLKRYTDELESAESVIVSLALTVEARDAYTEGHCDRLSSYAVGLGRALGLASDELWALRKGGLLHDVGKVGIPDAILLKQGRLTPDEYDIVKSHTVIGERLCSGLRSLAPVRPIIRQHHERLDGSGYPDGLQGRDVSLLAQIIGVVDAFDAMTTNRPYRASLGLERAFEELRADVASGKMDRDLVDTFIDLAPRLVAEMPTADRWQAAGVTSAVVQPPLAGVLVSR from the coding sequence GTGATCCGCGACACCACGCCCCGCCGTGTCCTGGTCGTCGACGACTCGCCTGCCTTCACCGATGCGCTGCGGCGCCTCCTGACCGCCGAAGGCTTCGTGGCCGACGTGGTCCACGACAGCGAGGCGGTGGAAGGGGCGATCGCGCAGTTCGCACCCGACGTCGTGCTGCTCGACGTGGAGCTGCCGGGCGCCAGCGGGTTCGACATCTGCCGACGCCTCAAGAAGAGCGAGGTCACCCGCCTTATTCCGGTCGTGCTGCTGACGGGCCTCGTGGGGCGCGAGCACCGGCTGGCCGGAATCGAGGCCGGCGCCGACGACTTCCTGAACAAGCCGTTCGACTCGTCGGAGCTGACCGCGCGCGTCCGGTCGCTCTCGCGCCTCAAGCGCTACACCGACGAACTCGAGTCGGCCGAGTCGGTCATCGTCAGCCTGGCGCTCACCGTGGAGGCGCGCGATGCCTACACGGAAGGCCACTGCGACCGCCTGTCGAGCTACGCGGTCGGGCTCGGCCGGGCGCTCGGCCTGGCGTCGGACGAGCTCTGGGCGCTGCGAAAGGGCGGCCTGCTGCACGATGTCGGCAAGGTGGGCATTCCGGACGCGATCCTGCTGAAGCAGGGACGCCTGACCCCGGACGAGTACGACATCGTCAAGTCGCACACCGTGATCGGCGAGCGCCTGTGCTCGGGCCTCCGGTCGCTGGCGCCCGTCCGGCCGATCATCCGCCAGCACCACGAGCGGCTGGATGGCTCGGGCTATCCCGATGGGCTCCAGGGCCGCGACGTGTCGCTGCTGGCCCAGATCATCGGCGTCGTCGACGCGTTCGACGCGATGACCACCAATCGCCCGTACCGGGCTTCGCTCGGGCTCGAGCGCGCGTTCGAAGAACTGCGGGCCGACGTGGCGTCCGGCAAGATGGACCGCGATCTGGTGGACACCTTCATCGACCTGGCGCCTCGGCTGGTCGCCGAGATGCCGACGGCCGATCGCTGGCAGGCCGCCGGCGTGACGTCGGCCGTGGTCCAGCCGCCCCTGGCGGGCGTGCTGGTCAGCCGCTGA
- a CDS encoding glycosyltransferase family 2 protein translates to MLNIVLPIAGRGSRFSDAGYRLPKPLIPVHGIPMIEAVVRNVRPSSAHRFVVIALRAHLDHLGMRDAIERAAPGALVVPVDAVTEGAACTVLLAREHIDSDAPLMLANSDQWVDVDIDEYLATMEGARADGLIMTMSADDPKWSFVGLTEDGFVTRVVEKEVISHEATVGIYNFRRGADFVRAAEAMIAKDLRVNGEFYVAPVYNELIAEGARVAVHNVGREGAGMYGLGIPSDLERFLADPVSLKAVA, encoded by the coding sequence ATGCTGAACATCGTCCTTCCGATCGCCGGGCGCGGCAGCCGCTTCTCCGACGCCGGCTACCGCCTGCCCAAGCCCCTGATCCCGGTCCACGGCATCCCCATGATCGAAGCCGTGGTGCGCAACGTACGCCCCTCGTCGGCGCACCGGTTCGTCGTGATCGCGCTCAGGGCGCACCTGGATCACCTGGGCATGCGCGACGCGATCGAGCGGGCGGCCCCCGGCGCCCTCGTCGTCCCGGTCGACGCCGTCACCGAGGGCGCCGCGTGCACGGTGCTCCTGGCGCGCGAGCACATCGACTCGGACGCGCCCCTGATGCTGGCCAACAGCGATCAGTGGGTGGACGTCGACATCGACGAGTACCTGGCGACGATGGAGGGCGCGCGCGCCGACGGCCTCATCATGACGATGTCGGCCGACGACCCGAAGTGGTCGTTCGTCGGCCTCACCGAGGACGGCTTCGTCACGCGGGTGGTCGAGAAGGAAGTCATCTCGCACGAGGCCACCGTCGGCATCTACAACTTCCGGCGCGGCGCCGACTTCGTGCGCGCCGCCGAGGCCATGATCGCCAAGGACCTGCGGGTGAACGGCGAGTTCTACGTCGCGCCCGTCTACAACGAGCTCATCGCCGAGGGCGCGCGCGTCGCCGTCCACAACGTCGGCCGCGAGGGAGCGGGGATGTACGGCCTCGGCATCCCGTCGGATCTCGAGCGCTTCCTGGCCGACCCCGTGTCGCTCAAGGCCGTCGCCTGA
- a CDS encoding class I SAM-dependent methyltransferase: protein MSLATPADWVAQRFTRHYDDWRARRVAAIRGHYGDAFFKGRTLLELGCGYGDLGAAFQALGADVCCADAREEHLEVVRARHPGLRTVRADLNTEWPFGPVDVIFHLGLLYHLEPTHESLRRACRSAPVVVVETEVCDSASPDAVIPADEQGYDQAIDGRGCRPSAARVERVLSEEGFTWTRVADGRCNSGIHVYDWAETGSGRVAQGLRRFWFTERAA, encoded by the coding sequence ATGAGCCTGGCGACGCCCGCCGACTGGGTGGCCCAGCGCTTCACCCGCCACTACGACGACTGGCGCGCCCGCCGGGTCGCCGCGATCCGCGGGCACTACGGCGACGCGTTCTTCAAGGGCCGCACGCTGCTCGAGCTCGGGTGCGGCTACGGCGATCTCGGCGCGGCGTTCCAGGCGCTCGGCGCGGACGTCTGCTGCGCCGACGCCCGCGAGGAGCACCTCGAGGTCGTGCGCGCCCGCCATCCCGGGCTGCGCACCGTACGCGCCGACCTCAACACCGAGTGGCCGTTCGGCCCCGTCGACGTGATCTTCCACCTGGGGCTGCTCTACCACCTGGAGCCGACGCACGAGAGCCTCCGGCGGGCCTGCCGGTCGGCGCCCGTCGTCGTAGTCGAGACGGAGGTCTGCGACTCGGCGTCGCCCGACGCGGTGATCCCGGCCGACGAACAGGGGTACGACCAGGCGATCGACGGCCGCGGGTGCCGGCCCTCGGCCGCGAGGGTGGAGCGGGTGCTCTCGGAGGAAGGGTTCACGTGGACGCGGGTGGCCGATGGGCGCTGCAACTCGGGCATCCATGTCTACGACTGGGCCGAGACCGGATCGGGCCGCGTGGCCCAGGGACTGCGACGGTTCTGGTTCACGGAGCGCGCGGCATGA
- the motA gene encoding flagellar motor stator protein MotA encodes MMVIVGFVGVIAAVIGGYLMEHGKLALLNQPAEFVVIGGAALASMLIATPMPVIQKLIKQLTGIIAPGLAKSDYADLLAMQYQLFRLAQQTGIMALEGHFENPKESTILSKYPKFLARHESLDFLSDSIKVIIVGGMAPHDLEALMDEDLEVHHHEAKAPAAALAKVADSFPGLGIVAAVLGVVITMQAIDGPPSEIGEKVGAALVGTFLGILLSYGFFGPLASQLDARVDDDGNYEKCIKAGVLATFKGLPPAIAIEFARRVLPHQVRPSFEETEKLCKAAGKPEAAAA; translated from the coding sequence ATGATGGTCATCGTCGGGTTCGTCGGCGTCATCGCCGCCGTCATCGGCGGCTACCTGATGGAGCACGGCAAGCTCGCCCTGCTCAATCAGCCGGCCGAGTTCGTCGTGATCGGCGGCGCGGCGCTGGCCAGCATGCTCATCGCCACGCCGATGCCCGTCATCCAGAAGCTGATCAAGCAGCTGACGGGCATCATCGCGCCCGGCCTGGCCAAGTCGGACTACGCGGACCTGCTGGCGATGCAGTACCAGCTGTTCCGCCTCGCGCAGCAGACGGGCATCATGGCGCTCGAAGGGCACTTCGAGAACCCGAAGGAGAGCACGATCCTCTCCAAGTACCCGAAGTTCCTCGCGCGCCACGAGTCGCTCGACTTCCTGTCGGACTCGATCAAGGTCATCATCGTCGGCGGCATGGCGCCGCACGATCTCGAGGCCCTCATGGACGAGGACCTGGAGGTCCACCACCACGAGGCGAAGGCGCCCGCGGCGGCGCTGGCCAAGGTGGCCGACTCCTTCCCGGGCCTCGGCATCGTGGCCGCGGTGCTCGGCGTGGTCATCACCATGCAGGCCATCGACGGCCCGCCGTCGGAGATCGGCGAGAAGGTGGGCGCCGCGCTCGTCGGCACGTTCCTGGGCATCCTGCTGTCCTACGGCTTCTTCGGGCCGCTGGCCTCGCAGCTCGACGCCCGCGTGGACGACGACGGCAACTACGAGAAGTGCATCAAGGCGGGCGTGCTGGCCACCTTCAAGGGGCTGCCGCCGGCCATCGCCATCGAGTTCGCCCGCCGCGTCCTGCCGCACCAGGTGCGGCCGAGCTTCGAGGAGACCGAGAAGCTGTGCAAGGCGGCGGGCAAGCCTGAAGCGGCGGCGGCGTAG
- a CDS encoding WavE lipopolysaccharide synthesis family protein produces the protein MSDPLPHDPAAAPGRPDAAWPLTRRRLDDAQRALFDRRMRIIGWGTGSVFDYFQRRFPVRLDYLVDNDATRWGGTRQGVPIHAPSILTEETGRDALVIVYSSAWPEIQRQLAALADLPSLPASAAFADAPVRATLATADLLAADAPRREGREGRDAIVVQGPVVPYTTAYVVRAMSARHPEAQIVLSTWDDTPREALEAVAPWTDDVVLGPRPSNPGIQNRNLQIASTRAGIARAIARGARTVLKTRTDLAVLQPEVFRQARWWCARLDQAPARRLGQRGRLVVPSSYTRKYMLYHPSDLVMLGAAEDLERYWSAPLDERAGSLLAAEWLDQPLAQVNLAGNPTESYLGLAFCRTLGRPIAGTLDDSWAFYRDSFAVVDHAWLDLLWCKHLAVPDTGLVHDVRETVTQAFWQRLQLDPALPSTRLDPYGLPLRALTEAAA, from the coding sequence ATGAGCGACCCGCTGCCCCACGACCCCGCCGCCGCGCCCGGACGCCCGGACGCGGCCTGGCCGCTCACCCGCCGCCGGCTCGACGACGCCCAGCGGGCGCTCTTCGATCGGCGCATGCGGATCATCGGCTGGGGCACCGGCAGCGTCTTCGACTACTTCCAGCGGCGCTTCCCGGTCCGTCTCGACTACCTCGTGGACAACGACGCGACGCGGTGGGGTGGGACGCGCCAGGGCGTGCCCATCCACGCGCCGTCGATCCTGACCGAGGAAACGGGCCGGGACGCCCTGGTCATCGTGTATTCGAGCGCCTGGCCCGAGATCCAGCGCCAGCTCGCGGCCCTCGCCGATCTGCCTTCGCTGCCGGCGAGCGCCGCCTTCGCCGACGCGCCGGTCCGAGCCACGCTGGCCACGGCCGATCTCCTGGCCGCGGACGCCCCCCGCCGGGAGGGCCGCGAAGGCCGCGACGCCATCGTCGTGCAGGGGCCCGTCGTGCCCTACACGACCGCGTACGTGGTCCGGGCGATGAGCGCGCGCCATCCCGAGGCCCAGATCGTGCTCTCCACGTGGGACGACACGCCGCGGGAGGCGCTCGAGGCCGTCGCGCCGTGGACGGACGACGTAGTGCTCGGCCCGCGGCCCTCGAATCCCGGGATCCAGAACCGGAACCTCCAGATCGCGTCCACGCGCGCCGGCATCGCGCGAGCCATCGCGCGCGGCGCCCGGACCGTCCTCAAGACGCGGACCGACCTGGCGGTGCTGCAGCCGGAGGTCTTCCGGCAGGCCCGGTGGTGGTGCGCGCGCCTCGACCAGGCCCCGGCCCGCCGGCTCGGGCAACGCGGACGCCTCGTCGTGCCGTCGAGCTATACGCGCAAGTACATGCTCTATCACCCCTCGGACCTGGTGATGCTGGGCGCCGCCGAGGACCTGGAGCGCTACTGGTCGGCCCCGCTCGACGAGCGCGCCGGGTCCCTCCTGGCCGCCGAATGGCTCGACCAGCCGCTGGCGCAGGTGAACCTGGCGGGCAACCCGACGGAGAGCTACCTGGGCCTGGCCTTCTGCCGCACGCTCGGCCGGCCGATTGCGGGAACGCTCGACGACAGCTGGGCGTTCTACCGCGACTCCTTCGCCGTGGTCGATCACGCGTGGCTCGACCTGCTGTGGTGCAAGCACCTGGCGGTGCCCGACACCGGGCTCGTGCACGACGTCCGGGAGACCGTCACGCAGGCCTTCTGGCAGCGCCTGCAGCTCGATCCCGCCCTGCCCTCGACGCGCCTCGACCCCTACGGGCTGCCGCTCAGGGCCCTCACGGAGGCCGCGGCATGA
- a CDS encoding GGDEF domain-containing protein, producing MANNAVISLDIRRFGPDHDLAVVMRLLDDILAWARDFLASDEHEGWTLLGQHFEACRAMLAVSGPSAEVEELARECLAEGRGLIDQLQQARAQRLEESFAVVEALRDVMATMGVEMDTMHTSITQSTERFEAIGKLSDPRQMKLRLMAEVLTLKKVAASRRKAWEETAKGLTQRVAALERDLSAVKGEASTDPLTGVANRRGFDQTLDRWMGQSRPSFILAILDIDHFKLINDAHGHAAGDEVLKYVARCLTESFRSDDLVARVGGDEFAVLATGLTLRQAESRLGNVLARIACGKAGENGRPDYVPTLSCGISEYSAGDTAASLYERADGAQYSAKRHGKNRVVVKEARLLRDLRGH from the coding sequence ATGGCGAACAACGCCGTCATCTCGCTGGATATCCGCCGCTTCGGCCCGGACCACGACCTCGCCGTCGTGATGCGGCTGCTGGACGACATCCTGGCGTGGGCGCGCGACTTCCTGGCTTCCGACGAGCACGAGGGGTGGACGCTCCTCGGCCAGCACTTCGAGGCGTGCCGCGCGATGCTCGCGGTCAGCGGGCCGTCGGCCGAGGTGGAAGAACTCGCCCGGGAATGCCTCGCCGAGGGGCGCGGGCTCATCGACCAGCTCCAGCAGGCGCGGGCGCAGCGGCTCGAGGAGTCGTTCGCCGTCGTCGAGGCCCTGCGTGACGTGATGGCCACCATGGGCGTCGAGATGGACACGATGCACACCAGCATCACGCAGTCCACCGAACGCTTCGAGGCCATCGGCAAGCTCTCCGATCCTCGGCAGATGAAGCTCCGCCTGATGGCGGAGGTGCTGACGTTGAAGAAGGTGGCCGCGTCGCGGCGCAAGGCCTGGGAGGAGACCGCGAAGGGCCTCACCCAACGCGTGGCCGCCCTCGAGCGCGACCTCTCGGCCGTCAAGGGCGAAGCCTCCACCGATCCGCTCACGGGCGTCGCGAACCGCCGTGGATTCGACCAGACGCTGGACCGCTGGATGGGGCAGTCGCGTCCGTCGTTCATCCTCGCCATCCTCGACATCGACCACTTCAAGCTGATCAACGACGCCCACGGCCACGCCGCCGGCGACGAGGTGCTGAAGTACGTGGCGCGGTGCCTCACCGAGTCGTTCCGCTCCGACGACCTGGTGGCCCGCGTGGGCGGCGACGAGTTCGCCGTGCTCGCGACCGGGCTCACGCTCCGGCAGGCCGAATCGCGGCTGGGCAACGTCCTGGCCCGGATCGCCTGCGGCAAGGCGGGCGAGAACGGCCGGCCGGACTACGTGCCCACGCTGAGCTGCGGCATCTCCGAGTACTCGGCGGGCGACACCGCGGCGAGCCTGTACGAGCGGGCCGACGGCGCGCAGTACTCGGCGAAACGGCACGGCAAGAACCGCGTCGTCGTCAAGGAAGCCCGGCTGCTGCGCGACCTGCGGGGGCACTGA
- a CDS encoding glycosyltransferase — protein MTPMSVVVPTHGRTDLFLATLASLRGQTLEDFELVVTDDSADAGDRVTIADAVEAYARQTGRPARYLFTAPRLGQARNTNQGLRAARGAFVRILHSDDLLAPRALEAELALLQDPRLGLRMLFHHVEPFRTAPRFSATPSLTLVQPSLLARSMLHSGTPLPSATVVSRELLDQVGGGMREDFDFLCDWDYALRFVVAEHRRHAFIGLLSPGYVGWRLHGDSTTGRLWHRHFLEHEQLMAELAADAGLAESLIGDAGTRDGFFATAVRYRYRRLAADVRGMTPRQLLRAVPRIVRCLVSPASLRARLTPAPWTRIGMRRYPALVVPAEVLPGHVERPRPQAFVEPRQGLRFVASAYASAAIIGWAKRRAARQGAAPVTAGCQAAPDAQGLVAAGRGLELRPTMAGQPAERGRVLVLTEYNNSMNLWPLRRLVAEAETLVVTAVNGNAFAEPVLHQALKFVAQDAVVEVPITDNQHLTSFGFKALIDRIAPGEFSWDAQTKAGPVHHVLRYRRRRPAHAAYAAPHTGWTFGLLTTGARLENVERYVDSIAAFCDEPYEILIVSPVDLGPIARRPHVRVLPFAERDELGWITRKKNLICEQARHSDILVCHDRFSLTPDFCRAFAAWGYAYGLAAVRVQLPDGTRGLDWAVVSSQNHVWSSGGLLDYRAYSQYAYNPGGATVIRRAYWADFPWNENLFWNEHEDVELCRRVQRAGGLVALADATLVAAEDRWVRQNPLIPYCDQNEVLYGRPVGEQRIHFLARSAA, from the coding sequence ATGACCCCGATGAGCGTGGTCGTGCCCACGCACGGCCGGACCGATCTCTTCCTCGCGACGCTCGCGAGCCTCCGCGGCCAGACGCTCGAGGACTTCGAGCTCGTCGTCACCGACGACTCGGCCGACGCCGGCGACCGGGTGACGATCGCGGACGCCGTCGAGGCCTACGCGCGGCAGACCGGCCGTCCGGCCCGCTACCTCTTCACCGCGCCCCGTCTCGGGCAGGCCCGCAACACCAACCAGGGGCTCCGGGCCGCGCGCGGCGCGTTCGTGCGTATCCTGCACAGCGACGACCTCCTGGCCCCGCGGGCGCTCGAGGCCGAACTGGCGCTGCTGCAGGATCCGCGGCTCGGCCTCCGGATGCTCTTCCATCACGTCGAGCCCTTCAGGACGGCGCCGCGCTTCTCGGCCACGCCGTCGCTGACGCTCGTGCAGCCGTCGCTGCTCGCGCGCTCGATGCTCCACTCCGGCACCCCGCTGCCCTCGGCCACCGTCGTCTCCCGCGAGCTCCTGGACCAGGTCGGCGGCGGCATGCGCGAGGACTTCGACTTCCTCTGCGACTGGGACTACGCCCTCCGGTTCGTGGTGGCCGAGCACCGCCGCCACGCCTTCATCGGCCTCCTGAGCCCTGGCTACGTCGGCTGGCGCCTGCACGGCGACAGCACGACCGGCCGCCTGTGGCACCGCCACTTCCTGGAGCACGAGCAGCTGATGGCGGAGCTCGCCGCCGACGCCGGCCTGGCCGAGTCGCTCATCGGCGACGCCGGCACGCGGGACGGCTTCTTCGCCACGGCCGTGCGCTACCGCTACCGCCGGCTCGCGGCCGACGTCCGCGGCATGACGCCGCGGCAGCTCCTGAGGGCCGTGCCACGCATCGTCCGGTGCCTCGTGTCGCCGGCGTCGCTTCGCGCGCGCCTCACGCCCGCGCCGTGGACGCGAATCGGCATGCGACGGTACCCCGCGCTGGTGGTCCCGGCCGAGGTCCTGCCCGGCCACGTCGAGCGGCCCAGGCCGCAGGCCTTCGTCGAGCCGCGGCAGGGGCTCCGCTTCGTGGCGTCGGCCTACGCGTCGGCCGCCATCATCGGCTGGGCCAAGCGGCGCGCCGCGCGCCAGGGCGCCGCGCCCGTGACCGCGGGCTGCCAGGCGGCGCCCGACGCCCAGGGGCTCGTCGCGGCCGGCCGGGGGCTCGAGCTCAGGCCCACGATGGCGGGCCAGCCGGCCGAGCGCGGACGCGTGCTCGTGCTGACCGAATACAACAACTCGATGAACCTGTGGCCGCTCAGGCGCCTGGTGGCGGAGGCCGAGACCCTCGTCGTGACCGCCGTGAACGGCAACGCGTTCGCGGAGCCGGTCCTCCACCAGGCCCTGAAGTTCGTCGCGCAGGACGCCGTGGTCGAGGTGCCGATCACGGACAACCAGCACCTGACCAGCTTCGGCTTCAAGGCGCTCATCGACCGCATCGCCCCGGGCGAGTTCAGCTGGGACGCGCAGACGAAGGCAGGGCCCGTGCACCACGTGCTGCGGTATCGACGGCGTCGTCCCGCCCACGCGGCCTACGCCGCGCCGCACACGGGCTGGACGTTCGGCCTGCTCACGACCGGCGCGCGGCTGGAGAACGTGGAGCGCTACGTCGACTCGATCGCGGCCTTCTGCGACGAGCCCTACGAGATCCTCATCGTCTCGCCGGTGGATCTCGGCCCGATCGCGCGCCGGCCCCACGTCCGCGTCCTGCCGTTCGCCGAACGCGACGAGCTGGGCTGGATCACGCGCAAGAAGAACCTGATCTGCGAGCAGGCGCGCCACTCCGACATCCTGGTCTGCCACGATCGCTTCTCGCTCACGCCGGACTTCTGCCGCGCCTTCGCGGCCTGGGGCTACGCCTACGGCCTGGCGGCCGTCCGCGTGCAGCTGCCCGATGGCACGCGCGGCCTCGACTGGGCCGTCGTCAGCAGCCAGAACCACGTCTGGTCGAGCGGCGGGCTGCTCGACTACCGCGCCTACTCCCAATACGCCTACAACCCCGGCGGCGCCACCGTGATCCGGCGCGCGTACTGGGCCGACTTCCCCTGGAACGAGAACCTCTTCTGGAACGAGCACGAGGACGTGGAGCTCTGCCGCCGCGTGCAGCGCGCGGGCGGCCTCGTCGCCCTCGCCGACGCCACCCTCGTCGCCGCCGAGGACCGCTGGGTCCGCCAGAACCCGCTCATCCCCTACTGCGACCAGAACGAAGTGCTGTACGGCCGGCCCGTCGGCGAACAGCGCATCCACTTCCTGGCCCGGAGCGCCGCATGA
- a CDS encoding glycosyltransferase family 2 protein, with translation MTRIVVPMGGDGRQFAERGYTFPKPLVEIAGQPLVELVVRNLTPAEPHQFVFICKAEHVQKYALGDVLRLVAPGCTLVTMAKATAGALCSVLLGMEHLAHDDELVIANADQWIDVPIDRFLEAARAGGWDGGIMTFPNTHPRWSYARIEDDRVVAVAEKQPISRHATVGIYYFRRGADFVRAAERMLLKNASVAGEFYVAPVFNELVLDGKTVGHFPIAAAEMHGLGTPEEVERFQSRVYVSAPFAPPPC, from the coding sequence ATGACCCGCATCGTCGTGCCCATGGGCGGCGACGGCCGCCAGTTCGCGGAACGCGGCTACACGTTCCCCAAGCCGCTGGTCGAGATCGCGGGCCAGCCGCTCGTCGAGCTCGTGGTCCGGAACCTCACGCCGGCCGAGCCGCACCAGTTCGTCTTCATCTGCAAGGCCGAGCACGTCCAGAAGTACGCGCTGGGCGACGTCCTGCGGCTCGTCGCGCCGGGCTGCACCCTCGTCACGATGGCCAAGGCGACGGCGGGTGCGCTCTGCAGCGTGCTCCTCGGCATGGAACACCTGGCGCACGACGACGAGCTGGTGATTGCCAACGCGGACCAGTGGATCGACGTGCCCATCGACCGCTTCCTGGAGGCGGCGCGGGCCGGCGGCTGGGACGGCGGCATCATGACCTTCCCGAACACGCACCCGCGCTGGTCCTACGCCCGTATCGAGGACGACCGCGTGGTGGCGGTGGCCGAGAAGCAGCCCATCAGCCGCCACGCGACCGTGGGCATCTACTACTTCCGCCGCGGCGCCGACTTCGTCCGGGCCGCCGAGCGGATGCTGCTCAAGAACGCCTCGGTGGCCGGCGAGTTCTACGTCGCGCCCGTCTTCAACGAGCTCGTCCTCGACGGGAAGACCGTCGGGCACTTCCCCATCGCCGCCGCCGAGATGCACGGCCTCGGCACGCCGGAGGAAGTGGAGCGCTTCCAGTCGCGGGTCTACGTGTCCGCGCCCTTCGCCCCGCCGCCATGCTGA
- a CDS encoding flagellar motor protein MotB: protein MKPTQPVIIIKKKGGGHGGHHGGAWKVAYADFVTAMMAFFLVMWLVSSSPDVKKSVAGYFRDPGVFDYEKSVGMFNGGMQGVDEGRAAEVNALPDPAALTAERQRLEAAAAAIRESLSEVPDLAELREQIEFTVTDEGLRIELLEKDGSSFFDSGSAVLRGASVRILTIIGRELGAMTNDVVVEGHTDARPFGAGGQYSNWELSADRANAARRVMEAVGLVPGQVRGVRGFAATQLRIPSDPLDPRNRRVSIVVRSHSHAGVDDAEASHAAPAPRPAPGADHAPSAPSAVAAAEAGHAAAPGASAAVRH, encoded by the coding sequence ATGAAGCCCACCCAGCCGGTCATCATCATCAAGAAGAAGGGCGGCGGCCACGGCGGCCACCACGGCGGCGCCTGGAAGGTGGCCTACGCCGACTTCGTGACCGCGATGATGGCGTTCTTCCTCGTCATGTGGCTGGTCTCGTCGAGCCCGGACGTGAAGAAGTCCGTGGCCGGCTACTTCCGCGATCCCGGGGTGTTCGACTACGAGAAGTCGGTCGGCATGTTCAACGGCGGGATGCAGGGCGTCGACGAGGGGCGGGCCGCCGAGGTCAACGCGCTGCCCGATCCGGCCGCGCTGACCGCCGAGCGCCAGCGGCTGGAGGCGGCGGCCGCGGCCATTCGCGAGAGCCTGTCGGAGGTCCCGGACCTGGCCGAGCTGCGCGAGCAGATCGAGTTCACGGTCACCGACGAGGGCCTGCGCATCGAGCTGCTCGAGAAGGACGGCTCGAGCTTCTTCGATTCGGGCAGCGCCGTGCTCCGGGGCGCCAGCGTGCGCATCCTCACGATCATCGGGCGCGAGCTGGGCGCGATGACGAACGACGTCGTCGTGGAAGGCCACACCGACGCCCGGCCCTTCGGCGCCGGCGGCCAGTACTCGAACTGGGAGCTGTCCGCCGATCGCGCCAATGCCGCCCGCCGCGTGATGGAGGCGGTCGGGCTCGTCCCGGGCCAGGTGCGCGGCGTCCGCGGGTTCGCGGCGACGCAGCTCCGCATCCCGTCCGACCCGCTCGACCCGCGCAACCGCCGCGTGTCGATCGTGGTGCGCAGCCATTCACACGCTGGCGTCGACGACGCCGAGGCCAGCCACGCCGCGCCTGCGCCGCGCCCGGCGCCCGGCGCCGATCACGCGCCCTCCGCGCCGTCCGCCGTCGCGGCGGCCGAGGCCGGCCACGCGGCCGCCCCGGGCGCGTCGGCCGCGGTCCGTCACTGA
- a CDS encoding cupin domain-containing protein → MTHQRLSDMIGGWFVGDFEPTCLRTAACEVACKSYPAGARESAHVHRVATELTVVASGRVRMAGREFGAGDIVVLAPGEPSDFEALESTITVVVKLPSVRGDKYPAVLDRPGTADGLEQEATR, encoded by the coding sequence ATGACCCATCAACGCCTGTCGGACATGATCGGCGGCTGGTTCGTCGGGGATTTCGAGCCCACGTGCCTCCGCACGGCGGCGTGCGAGGTCGCGTGCAAGTCGTATCCCGCCGGCGCGCGCGAGTCCGCGCACGTGCACCGGGTGGCGACGGAGCTGACCGTCGTCGCGTCGGGCCGGGTGCGCATGGCGGGACGCGAGTTCGGCGCCGGGGACATCGTGGTGCTCGCCCCCGGCGAGCCCAGCGACTTCGAGGCACTCGAATCGACGATCACGGTCGTGGTGAAGCTGCCCAGCGTCCGCGGCGACAAGTATCCCGCCGTGCTCGACCGCCCGGGCACCGCCGACGGCCTGGAGCAGGAGGCGACGCGATGA